In the Cydia amplana chromosome 14, ilCydAmpl1.1, whole genome shotgun sequence genome, one interval contains:
- the LOC134653941 gene encoding uncharacterized protein LOC134653941 encodes MADDSTIIEGTVKFRDGKKWKSRWCVMRKLSPVADCVHLQLYRDARSRYNAAAAAGGVKAALSLQQFLGAEAGFTLDKHSNTLALICRDLVAILAFETRERLIQWQVKVNLHLGEARQYVVVVGGGAGTGGGKRLPAGPARLLLHERRCALTAGVPPRLLAEWQLQHLRRYGVVEGKFCFEGGSHCGAGEGLFVLTTDQAAALARDFELAAQGRLSPRRRPQPARAEGAESPKSTKAFRPDTRLSELNAGERSLPADLRLEDTSTVRGAGSPWGSAERDGDTASVHGEWAPGVALERCMSCMSKLGALSRSSTAATPGTFNPAWTMDALNESDAPPRPPKPTRLEPGRPPAPPPNACCQQDDSKVGPYENYDVPKVHPAAEVEGEYYDTPKRLKECLNEELFRITKSTTSNAIILKKPCGCLLKFGKRRREATVVDAEEGLEPANCPCRRVTDWAHSWIKLPYCRKASTPTEASVPNKENVTPNSDRTALYATIDVSRKTKRKASLSGEAQNVEVDDGPLANYENLSFALSLEHYENARALLRKAGVTQAELDAISANLRPIGLPARSCACSACRQPTSEYLLMEPGIEPGKLKAPSGYTPMSPIGGFTFHTLRLPARAARNLGEEKSASNPALCPAARASLRTGEAQVTTRTERARVEYRKRSSSADSSRFLEDVKEFEGSAGSRGSSSSVETLRARAASPCGCHKLSDADSSEASKARAVAPGAAGNRDSSSSNDSGVSSSSRAGEFELPLTTAAARRHYRTARRAALSAGTAPPRRARSSDAPRLGAADPTHKSSSAEAEVPLLSLKALRGVLDTHSSSSGASDMSDYIETLSICSSHSSSDTPVTMRLGRQCASVLRPRSGKEYQPLGARLAATSHLYSNLP; translated from the exons ACTGCGTGCACCTGCAGCTGTACCGCGACGCGCGCTCGCGCTACAacgccgcggcggcggcgggcggcgtcAAGGCGGCACTCTCGCTACAGCAATTCCTCGGCGCCGAGGCGGGCTTCACGCTCGACAAGCACTCCAACACGCTGGCGCTTATTTGCCGCGACCTCGTCGCCATTCTCGCCTTCGAGACCAGGGAGCGGCTCATACAGTGGCAG GTGAAAGTGAACCTACACCTGGGTGAAGCGCGGCAATACGTGGTGGTGGTAGGCGGCGGGGCCGGCACGGGCGGCGGCAAGCGGCTGCCGGCGGGCCCGGCGCGGCTGCTGCTGCACGAGCGCCGCTGCGCGCTCACCGCCGGCGTGCCGCCGCGGCTGCTGGCCGAGTGGCAGCTGCAACATCTCAG GCGGTATGGTGTAGTGGAAGGCAAGTTCTGCTTCGAGGGTGGTTCTCATTGCGGCGCGGGCGAGGGTCTGTTCGTGCTGACGACAGACCAAGCGGCGGCGTTGGCGAGGGACTTCGAGTTGGCTGCTCAGGGGCGGCTGTCGCCGCGGCGGCGGCCGCAGCCTGCAAGGGCTGAAG GAGCCGAAAGCCCCAAGTCCACAAAGGCGTTTCGACCGGATACTCGGCTGTCGGAGCTCAACGCAGGCGAGCGCTCGCTCCCTGCAGACTTGCGGCTAGAAGATACGTCAACGGTGAGGGGAGCAGGCTCCCCCTGGGGCTCTGCCGAGCGAGATGGCGATACAGCGTCGGTTCACGGGGAGTGGGCGCCTGGTGTAGCGTTAGAGCGTTGCATGAGTTGCATGTCCAAACTGGGCGCGCTATCTCGTTCATCCACCGCCGCTACGCCCGGGACGTTCAACCCTGCGTGGACCATGGACGCGCTGAATGAGAGCGACGCCCCGCCGCGGCCGCCCAAGCCCACGCGACTGGAGCCCGGGCGGCCGCCCGCTCCACCGCCTAACGCTTGCTGCCAGCAAGACGACTCCAAAGTTGGCCCTTATGAAAACTATGACGTGCCTAAAGTTCACCCTGCTGCTGAG GTGGAAGGAGAATATTATGATACTCCTAAAAGACTAAAGGAATGTCTCAACGAAGAGCTATTTAGAATAACCAAGAGCACAACATCAAACGCTATTATTTTAAAGAAGCCTTGCGGATGTCTCCTTAAGTTCGGCAAACGACGAAGAGAGGCAACAGTGGTGGATGCCGAGGAGGGCCTGGAACCAGCGAATTGTCCATGTCGGCGAGTTACAGACTGGGCACATAGCTGGATAAAACTGCCCTACTGCAGGAAAGCCTCGACACCCACCGAGGCGTCAGTACCGAACAAGGAGAATGTGACGCCGAACAGCGATCGGACAGCGCTGTACGCTACTATAGACGTTTCTCGAAAGACGAAGCGGAAAGCGTCGCTAAGTGGCGAAGCACAAAACGTCGAAGTAGACGACGGACCTCTCGCCAACTACGAGAATTTGAGCTTCGCATTATCTTTAGAACATTACGAGAATGCACGTGCATTGTTACGAAAAGCCGGCGTGACGCAGGCTGAACTGGATGCTATTAGCGCAAACTTGAGGCCTATTGGATTGCCGGCGCGAAGTTGCGCCTGCAGCGCCTGTCGCCAGCCAACGTCAGAGTACCTCCTCATGGAGCCCGGCATCGAGCCCGGCAAGCTTAAAGCACCTTCGGGCTACACGCCTATGTCGCCCATCGGCGGGTTCACTTTCCACACTCTGCGGCTGCCCGCGCGCGCCGCAAGGAACCTCGGCGAGGAGAAGTCCGCCAGTAATCCCGCGTTATGTCCTGCCGCGCGTGCGTCGCTACGCACAGGCGAAGCACAAGTAACGACGCGAACCGAACGTGCGCGGGTAGAATACCGCAAGCGGTCAAGCTCTGCAGACTCCTCGCGATTCTTGGAAGACGTCAAGGAGTTCGAAGGCAGCGCTGGCAGTCGAGGATCTTCCTCATCAGTGGAGACGCTGCGAGCGCGCGCCGCATCGCCTTGCGGCTGTCACAAACTATCTGACGCCGATAGTTCAGAGGCGTCGAAGGCCCGAGCGGTGGCGCCGGGCGCGGCCGGCAACAGAGATTCGTCTAGCAGCAACGACTCAG GTGTAAGCAGCAGCAGTCGAGCAGGTGAGTTCGAGTTGCCGCTCAcgacggcggcggcgcgacGACATTATCGCACGGCGCGACGCGCCGCGCTGTCGGCCGGTACTGCGCCTCCGCGCCGTGCGCGCTCCTCCGACGCGCCGCGGCTCGGCGCTGCTGACCCTACGCATAAGTCGTCGTCGGCAGAAGCCGAGGTGCCGCTGTTATCTCTTAAGGCACTTAGAG GAGTGCTGGACACGCACAGCTCGTCGAGCGGCGCGTCCGACATGTCGGACTACATCGAAACGCTCTCCATCTGCTCTTCTCATTCGTCCAGCGACACACCGGTCACAATGCG GTTGGGACGGCAATGTGCGAGCGTGCTGCGACCGCGGTCAGGCAAGGAGTACCAACCTCTCGGTGCGCGACTTGCTGCTACCTCGCATCTTTACTCCAACCTACCTTAA